DNA from Electrophorus electricus isolate fEleEle1 chromosome 5, fEleEle1.pri, whole genome shotgun sequence:
ggtttcaCGGGGCAGAGTGCTGAAGGCtggttgggtggggtggggtttcaCGGGGCAGAGTGCTGAAGGCtggttgggtggggtggggtttcaCGGGGCAGAGTGCTGAATGCtggttgggtggggtggggtttcaCAGGGCAGAGTGTCTTTGACCTATGAAACCTTCTTTATGACTTTAGCCATGACTTTACAAAAACCCCTGTCACAAATTGCACagatgtatgtatatttgattgcattaatttttttacataaatgaaaattacTAATGGTTAAATGGCTAGATGTGTTttccataaaacattttaattgtagAAGTTTGATTTTATCCTGTTTCTATCTAAAAGAGAATCCCATCTTTAAAGTTACATAAAACATGACAGAGCAGGTCTCCTATGCACTGAAAACTGAGCATGTTCACATGGAAGAAACAAGCATTATAAAGAGGATTTCCCCTTGACTCCAGTCACTGTACTCGTAGTAAAGGTCTGTTTAATTCATTTGTAGAACTGTTCGGAGGGTCTGCTATTTactctccctctgcttcctAATTGTTTATTGgtctcttccttttcttctgcCTAGTGATGTCTCCTCAGAGACAGGacggagaggtggagggggacAGTTAATGGCTTGAGCATGGCTCTGAATATCAATGCACCTCTCAGACACCCTGCTCTCAgatacacactcctctctctctctgtctctctccctctgtctgtctgtctctctctctctccctctccctctctctctctctctctgtctgtctgtctctctatgactctttttttttcccttcctcttgCACTCAGTCACCTCCTTCCTCTTTTTGGAGTTCTGAATGAGATGCCATCCAGATCGAAGCTTTGCCCTTTGTGTGGTAGAATGACCTCCGCAGGGGCACCACGTGCTCTACATGGCTCTCAACTGGCTTCCTAACTGATTAACTTTGACCTGTAGTCCTACAGTAACATGGTCAGAGTCATAATATAGGACCAGGAGTAGATCATTAAAACCTTTGGTACTGACATTAAATTGGTATTCCTGATTGCTTGCGTGCAGGGTTTCTCTAAGGGTCTCTCACTACAACTTCCTGGAATGTGCACTAATGctattaaataatacaaaataatcttAATCCGTTGTTGTTCTCCTCCTGAAAAGATGGGGCGTTCTCCATCATATATTCTAACCCGTGGCTGTTTTGGAGATGCCGAGGTTAATCCATCTTCTCTGTTCTTTGTCTTCAATCCCTCTCTGTGTGAATGGGCTCCAGCTGATAGTGGAGAAGACCGCTGCATCGCCGCTGGCTGAGTTCTCCCTGGTGGAGGATGCATCTCTGCATTTCTCACGTTTGATGGACAGGCTGAATGAGCAGCGCCTCTCTCAGCCAGACCTGTGTGACGTGGACCTCGTGCTGGTGCGTCAGCGGAGCACCTTCCGCGCCCACAAGGGCGTGCTGGCCGCCCACAGCCCTTTCTTCCAGGCGCTGTTCGCCCGGGGCAGAGAGTTGCGCCGCGTGGACCTGGCAGTGGAGGCGCTCACCAGCCAGGGCTTGGAGCAGGTCCTTGACTTCATCTACACATCCAGGCTGCTGGTGACAGGCCGGACGGCGCGCGACGTCCTCCGAGCCGCCTCCGTGCTCCAGATGAGCGAGCTAGCCGCGTCCTGCCGCGAGCTCATAGGCAGCCAGTCACTGGGTGCCGGTGAGGGCTGCGTCCACACGGAGCGCCACGGCCCATCGTACTGCGACCTGGAGCTGGAAGAAGAGGAGCTGGCACAGATGTACGCCCGGGAGGGGGTCAGGCCCTTTTCTGTGCGCGTGGTAGACAGTGGGGAGGCAGGAAGCCTCCTGTCCGGTGCCCCGACGCACCACCCCATAACGCAGGCCAAACTCTTCTACAAGAAGGATGAGAGTGAAGGGGGGTTTGGTTTATGCAAATCGGAGGGTGGAGTCAGCTTGGAGGAGGCAGGGTCTCAAGAGAATTCCACCTCCTTTAACAGAGAACAAATCATTGTGGAGGTCAATCTTAACAACCAAACCCTGAATGTCTCCAAGGGGTCAGAGGGCAAGGCCACCACAGAGATTTCCCCTTTGCTTGCCCATTGCCACGGTGAACAGCCTGATGTGgaagaaaacagcagtgattACAACGACAGTGCTGACCAGGCAGAGAAAGACTACGAGCACAGAAAGGACGAGATGGAAAACGGCagcgaagaggaagaggaagacgaagaggaggaggaagagagtgacCTCAGCACTGCAGATGTGGGCCAGGCCGTCGTGGAGCGGCCTCGGGCCTCGCCGAGTCAGGGACAGGAGGGCCGGCTGGGCAAGGCGGAGCACGAAGGTCTGGGCCAGAAGGTGAAGCTGGAGGAGAAGCAGCACTATCCCTGCAAGAAGTGCCCGCGCATCTTCAACAACCGCTGGTACCTGGAGAAGCACGCCAATGTCACCCACAACCGCATGCAGATCTGCAATAAGTGCGGCAAGCGCTTCCTACTGGAGAGTGAGCTGCTCCTGCACCATCAGACCAACTGTGAGAAGaacatacaggtacacacacacacacacacacacacacacacatgtacacattcatGAAtacaggtgtgtacacacactgacatacagtaTCAGGTTCACTGTCAGTCTTCAGGCCTTTGGCTTGATGCTcattatttttgaataatttaattttaaatcattttaatgatgATAACTGTTTATCTGAATCAGaattacaattattaaaatatacattagcAAATATTGGAAATTTGTCCTAGTGTAATTAAATAACTTATAATATAACTTGCACTCAATAAACATAGAATGCAATAGTTTATCCTTGTGCAAGAATGCATATTATTGATGAAAAGCTCCTAGATAGCAATATCAGATTTTGTCGTTTAAAATGTAGCTTGTTTGACCTGtgaaacactacacaaacatgCCTCACATGGCAAATATTCTAACGAAGTATCTTTTTGTGAAGGGGGAGTTTGGTATCACTGTgtcttgtgtatatatatttcgcCTCAactcccttcacacacactgctagcCCACCTACCATATGGCAGAAAGACATGcagactgtgtgtctgtgtgtgtaagcgaCGGATGAGGCTGCTCTGTATGCATGTGCTCGTGCTAGCTGGCAGGGAACAGCTGGGCTTCACCATTAGTGCAGGACACGGTGAGTTGTCTcttccccccccacccagtAGTACCGCCCCCCGCCTGCTACGCCCAGGCTGGGAGGACAGCTCCCATACACCAGCTTCACACACATGGCCACAGTAGCTGCAGGCTCCTGGGTGATGTTATGGTTAAAAATGACATGTCATATGACACGTTTGTTATAGAttactgtgtaaatatttgGAAGATGGGGTTACGTAGATGCAAACGAGGGCAAAGGGTGACTGACTGACCACCCCCCACTCTGATACAGTGACACACTCCACATAAGTGATTCATTATTAACTGGTAAATCTGATTCACAGTGCGTGATGTGTGGAAAGGTATTTAAGAAACTGTGGTCTTTACACGAACACAACAAGATTGTCCACGGCTACGCTGAGAAGAAGTTCTCCTGTGAGATCTGCGAGAAGAAGTTCTACACTATGGCTCATGTTCGTAAACACATGGTCGGTGAGTACTCTATGCTAGCATCTTGGCCTGAATTTAAAAAGCCCCCTCCCCTGGAATTATGACCACCAGTGTCCACCAGGGGGCAACAAAGGCCAATTAGCTCAGCAgtattttcacacacaatgacacaatttGGAGCAGCCAAATCCTGTCTAGTCCAGTGTAATCCATTGAATTCCAGGATGGGCCTGAAACAGCAAGTTCCTTAGTTCCTTTTGATGTAGAGAAGGCCGATCCTCCATGAGTCCTGTGTAAGGGCACTGAGTTCAGCTAAAGGTGGAGAGCTACAGTGACCTTGTCTCAACAGCAGGGTGCAGTAGACACAGCGAAAAAACAGAGGTTGCTTTGTCTTATCGCCCACGACAGATGGGACAGAATCTTGTATCTTGAAGCACTTCCTTCCTTCATAAGTCTTTTGTGTCCAGTAATGAACACAAGTCAACACACCAGCATATATTTGTTCATAATGCCATAAATTGGAGGCAAATAAATAgtgcatttgttaaaaataaaacatttagctaACTTTTGACTTGGTACATAATTTTCTTTACCAAATGGCATTTCCCCTTTCCTGGTTATTTCTTTGAGCGCCTCCACAGTGAATCAGTGTGTAGTGAAAACGCAGTGCGAGAGCCATGCGAGAGCCGTGCGTGAGCCGTGCGCTGCTGTGTGTCATTGCCTGTAGCGCACACTAAGGACATGCCGTTCACCTGCGAGACCTGTGGGAAGTCCTTCAAGCGCAGCATGTCTCTGAAGGTGCACTCTCTGCAGCACTCAGGGGAAAAGCCCTTCAGGTGTGAGGTGAGTCCAGAACACACCTGCTGCTAAGCATCTGGAGACCTTTTAAGGCACATTTCACTGGATCTCTTTGCACTGTGTGTTGCGTGTTGATTTCACGCAAAAATTCTAATGCATAGAAAGTATATTATACTACTGTGTTTGTGATGAATTCCATTTTTACAGGTGGACTTTGTGGTCTTGTCAGGCTTTAGTTTCCTGTGTGACTACGAGCTGGTTGTTTTTGCAGCATATTACTgatatgtgcacacatgctaTAAAGGGTCCAAACGCCATGAGATAAAACACACGTACTAGGAATTCACCAGATGTAGTTTAGTGTTATTGACAAATGATGTAATTAATAATATGGATATGGTAACTGCTACCagtgcaaacatttttacagtCTGTAAGAGTGGTGTTGTAGGTTAAGTGTTTGAACAGACTAAACGTCTGTCTCTCGAGGACTTGAACACAACTGTTGGCTTTGAGACGGTTTATGGGTTTCTTTCTGGAATTTGTTTTGGatgtggtgtgtgcagtgtccTGAGTCTTccccgttttctttttttgcccaCGCAGAACTGCAGTGAGCGTTTCCAGTACAAGTACCAGTTACGCTCCCACATGAGCATCCACATCGGCCACAAGCAGTTCATGTGTCAGTGGTGCGGCAAGGACTTCAACATGAAGCAGTACTTCGACGAGCACATGA
Protein-coding regions in this window:
- the zbtb47b gene encoding zinc finger and BTB domain-containing protein 47 isoform X2 — encoded protein: MDRLNEQRLSQPDLCDVDLVLVRQRSTFRAHKGVLAAHSPFFQALFARGRELRRVDLAVEALTSQGLEQVLDFIYTSRLLVTGRTARDVLRAASVLQMSELAASCRELIGSQSLGAGEGCVHTERHGPSYCDLELEEEELAQMYAREGVRPFSVRVVDSGEAGSLLSGAPTHHPITQAKLFYKKDESEGGFGLCKSEGGVSLEEAGSQENSTSFNREQIIVEVNLNNQTLNVSKGSEGKATTEISPLLAHCHGEQPDVEENSSDYNDSADQAEKDYEHRKDEMENGSEEEEEDEEEEEESDLSTADVGQAVVERPRASPSQGQEGRLGKAEHEGLGQKVKLEEKQHYPCKKCPRIFNNRWYLEKHANVTHNRMQICNKCGKRFLLESELLLHHQTNCEKNIQCVMCGKVFKKLWSLHEHNKIVHGYAEKKFSCEICEKKFYTMAHVRKHMVAHTKDMPFTCETCGKSFKRSMSLKVHSLQHSGEKPFRCENCSERFQYKYQLRSHMSIHIGHKQFMCQWCGKDFNMKQYFDEHMKTHTGEKPYICEICGKSFTSRPNMKRHRRTHTGEKPYPCDVCGQRFRFSNMLKAHKEKCFRVSHLAGSEGAPLGLDVASPTAAEPLLGAQAGRSVTPPGEESDPHHSSPPPMPVIGGLRSPPLPPLFSTGRVNSSNH
- the zbtb47b gene encoding zinc finger and BTB domain-containing protein 47 isoform X1 → MLIVEKTAASPLAEFSLVEDASLHFSRLMDRLNEQRLSQPDLCDVDLVLVRQRSTFRAHKGVLAAHSPFFQALFARGRELRRVDLAVEALTSQGLEQVLDFIYTSRLLVTGRTARDVLRAASVLQMSELAASCRELIGSQSLGAGEGCVHTERHGPSYCDLELEEEELAQMYAREGVRPFSVRVVDSGEAGSLLSGAPTHHPITQAKLFYKKDESEGGFGLCKSEGGVSLEEAGSQENSTSFNREQIIVEVNLNNQTLNVSKGSEGKATTEISPLLAHCHGEQPDVEENSSDYNDSADQAEKDYEHRKDEMENGSEEEEEDEEEEEESDLSTADVGQAVVERPRASPSQGQEGRLGKAEHEGLGQKVKLEEKQHYPCKKCPRIFNNRWYLEKHANVTHNRMQICNKCGKRFLLESELLLHHQTNCEKNIQCVMCGKVFKKLWSLHEHNKIVHGYAEKKFSCEICEKKFYTMAHVRKHMVAHTKDMPFTCETCGKSFKRSMSLKVHSLQHSGEKPFRCENCSERFQYKYQLRSHMSIHIGHKQFMCQWCGKDFNMKQYFDEHMKTHTGEKPYICEICGKSFTSRPNMKRHRRTHTGEKPYPCDVCGQRFRFSNMLKAHKEKCFRVSHLAGSEGAPLGLDVASPTAAEPLLGAQAGRSVTPPGEESDPHHSSPPPMPVIGGLRSPPLPPLFSTGRVNSSNH